GTGGCGTCGAACAGGTGCTGCCAGCGGCCTTCGTCCACCGTGCGCAGCTCCTTGTCGAGGAACTCCCGGTTGCGGTTGGTGGAGACTGCCAGGCGAATGCCCAGGGCCTTCAACGCACTCAGGTACTCGTAAGCCCCGGGCTGGAAAGGCTTTACCTGTCCAAAGTAGCGGCGGTAGGCCTGGTTGTAGGCCTTGTGGGCAATCAGCTTGGCGTCTTTGTCGTCGCCGAAAATGGCGTTGAAGATATCCGTTCGGGATACTCGCCGCTCCGCCAGTATGCGCGGATGCAGGCGCCGGAAGATGCGGATATAGCGCACCAGGCGGGCGTCATCGGCCGTCCGGCACTGGTCCTCGGGCAACAGCCGGTCCACCAGGCCCAGTTCCTCCAACTGCGGTAACATGTCTTCCATGGCGCTGAACATGGCGTCATGGGTGTCGACCAGCGTGCCGTGCCAATCGAAGATCAGAACACTGGGTGCCGGCAGGTGATCGCTGAATCGGGCCATGGACAATCCTTCGGGGTTTCAGGAACGTACAAGTCAATAACTTCCTAAACTGTCAGTAAAAACCATTTTATCCGGATGCACAAAAAACCCCATCTTCCCGAGAAAGTCTGCGCGGTCTGCAATCGCCCGTTCGCCTGGCGCAAAAAATGGGCAAAGGACTGGGACAACGTGCGCTACTGCAGCGAACGCTGCCGGCGGGCCAGGAGCAAAGCCGAATGACCACGGTGGTCTGGTTCAAACGGGACCTGCGCACCCACGATCACGCCCCGCTCGTGGCAGCGGCCGCTCTGGGCGAGCCGGTGATACCGCTGTATGTGATCGAAGACGACTACTGGCAGTTGCCGGACACCAGCGGCCGCCAGTGGCAGTTTATCCGGGACTCCCTCACCGATCTGGACCGGCAGCTCCGCGCCGCCGGGAGCCAATTATGGGTGGTTCGAGGGTCGGTGATTGGAGCCCTTAAACAGCTGCGTGCGAGTCATGGTATAGGGCGCATCTTCTGCCACCAGGAAACCGGCGGTCAGTGGACCTTTGATCGGGACAAATCCGTCATCCAGTGGTGCGCGGAGAATGGCGTCGAGTTTCAGGAGTGGCGCCAGTTTGGTGTGGTTCGGCGACTCGCCGACAGGGACCTGTGGGACAACGCCTGGACGGACCTGATGCGGGGCAGCACGCTGGCCGCCCCCGAACGAATCCTGGCGCCCGAGGGCGCCTCGACCGTGGACTGGCAACTGGCGCCCCAGACGCTGGGCCTTGCCGATGATTGTCCGGATCGGCAGGCCGGCGGCAGTGCCCGTGGAGAAAAGCTGCTCTCGTCGTTTCTGGACCGCCGTTGCGTGGGCTACCAGTACAACATTTCCAGCCCCAATACCGCCTTCCGCGCCTGCTCGCGCCTGAGCCCCCACATAGCCTACGGCACCGTCAGCCTTCGGGAAATCTATCAGCAGGCGAAAGCCGCCGGGCAACACCGCAACACCCTGCCCCGCAAGAAAAAAAGCCTCACCAGCTTCCGCTCCCGGCTGCACTGGCACTGCCACTTCATCCAGAAACTGGAAGACGAGCCGGAACTGGAATTTCGCGCCATGCACCGGGAAATGGAAGCACTAAAAACCGGGCCCAACAATTCCGAACGCCTGCAGCGCTGGCAGGAAGGCCAGACAGGCTGGCCGCTGGTGGATGCCAGCATGCGCGCGCTCAACCACACTGGCTGGATCAATTTCCGGATGCGGGCCATGTTGATGGCGGTGGCCAGTTACCAGCTATGGCTGCACTGGCGTGATCCCGCTCTGCATCTGGCCCGGCTGTTCACCGATTTCGAGCCCGGCATCCACTACTCCCAGACCCAGATGCAATCGGGCCTGACCGGCATCAATGCGTTGCGCATCTACAACCCGGTGCTGCAAAGCCAGAAGCTGGACCCGGACGGTGAGTTCATCCGCCGCTGGATTCCGGAACTGGCCGGCGTGCCCAGAGAGATGATCCACGCCCCCTGGCTGATGACGCAACCCCAGAAAGCCCGCTACGGCGGCAATACCTACATTGCCCCGGTATGCGATCACGAGCAGGCGGCCCGGGTGGCACGCAAGGCGGTAGGGGATTTTCGAAAACGGTCGGTCAGCCGGGCCGAAACCGACCGTGTCCTGAAACGTCATGGCAGTCGGAAGGGGCCGGTACAGAAGCGCCCCGGCCTTCCTTCCGGGCCCCGAAAAGAAGACGGGCAGAGCGACCAGCTGTCACTCTTTGACTAACCTTCCTGCCCAGGGGAAGGCCCGCACAGCCGACTCAGTTGCGGTACATCTGGCGCTGGTGTTCGAGCATCTGCTCCATCATCAGTTGCATCTGGTTCATCCGGTTTTCCATCCGGTTCAGACGCTGTTCGCTGTCCATACCCGGCCCGCTCGATTGTTTGCCCTGAGCGTTGCCGGGCTGTTTCTTGCCCTGGCCCTGGTTATTCATCATGCCCTGCTGATTGCCCATGCCACCCTGGCCCATGCCACGATCTTCCATCATGCCCTGGCCCATCATGCCCTGCCCCATCATTCCGGGACCCATCATGCCGCCGCGCATCATCTCCATCTGCTCGTGCATGGCTTCCATGTGTTGCTCCCGCAGACGCTCACGCTCGGCGTTGGAGTCGGCGTTGCGCATCTGCTGCATCATCTCCTGCATACGCGACATGTTGTCGTGCATCTGTTGCATTTGTTGCTGGTTCATCATGCCATCGTGGGGCATCGGGTCGCCGTTGCCGTGGGAAAAGGCGAGAACGGGCAAGGCAGTAATAACAGAGTAAATGGCAAATCGACTGATTCGGTTCATGGCTCCCTCCTTCTGGGTAGCGGCTTCATGCATCCTTTTCAGTAAAGCCCATGAATCTGAATCCGGACTGAAAAAACGGTGGTGAATAGCGCCTAATGGCAGCAAGTTTGATCTGGGTCAGTTCCGGCCCGGCGGCGCTCAGAGAAGAACAATGCCAAACCGCTTTACCGCCAGCGCCAGGACGCCAAAACACGCCATGGTCAACAAAGCGCTGATGCCAAGGGAGGGCCAGAATCCGAACCTCGACATCAGGAAGGGAAACACCAGAAACATCGGCAGAGTCGGCAATACGTACCAGAAGGTGTACCAGGCATGGTTACTGATTTTTTCGTCTGGCTGTTGTTCCACGTATAGCCAGATCATCGCCAGTACCGTCACCATGGGCAGCGCGGCGATCAAAGCGCCCAGTTTGTCACTGCGTTTGGCAACTTCGGATACAAGTACCACCAGTGCGGCGGTGATGGCGTACTTGGTAATCAGCCAGGTCATGCATTGTCCTCTGTTGAATCACGCCGTTTGGTTCCATCGATCTACCCTGCGCCCCTAACCTTCCAGGCGGGTCACCCGCAACCGAAGGGCATTCACGATGACGCTGACCGAGGACAGCGACATGGCTGCTGCCGCAAAAATCGGCGACAGCAGGATCCCGAACACTGGATACAGCACCCCCGCCGCAATCGGAACTCCGGCCGAGTTATACACAAAGGCGAAAAACAGATTCTGACGGATGTTGCGCATGGTCGCCAGAGACAACCGACGCGCCTCGACAATGCCCATCAGGTCGCCTCTCAGCAGCGTGATTCCGGCACTCTCGATGGCCACATCGGTGCCCGTGCCCATGGCTACACCTACATCGGCGGTTGCCAGAGCAGGAGCATCGTTCACGCCATCGCCGGCCATCACCACAATGCGGCCTTCATCCTTCAGGCGTTGCACAATCTTGCCTTTGTCCTCCGGCAGCACCTCGGCTTCAACCTCGTCGATGTGCAGCTTGCGGGCAACCGCTTCGGCCGAGGTGCGGTTATCGCCGGTGAGCATCACCACCCGGATGCCGTCTTTCTGCAAGGCCGAAATGGCGGCCTCGGTGGTTTCCTTTACGGGGTCGGCAATGGCCAGCAAGCCGGCCACCTTCCCCTCCACGGCCGCGAAAATGACCGTTGCGCCATCGCTGCGGAGCTGTTCGGCCCGTTCATCGAACGCGCGAGTGTCAACACCCTCGGCCTCCATCAGCAGCCGGTTGCCAAGAAGCACTCGCCTGCCGTCGATACGGCCGGTCACGCCCTTGCCATTGGGTGAATCAAAGTCCTCCGCATCCGGCAGGGTAAGGTCCATACCCTTCGCCTTTTCAAGGATGGCGTGCGCCAGTGGATGTTCACTGCCCTTTTCC
The nucleotide sequence above comes from Marinobacter gudaonensis. Encoded proteins:
- a CDS encoding DUF3147 family protein; this translates as MTWLITKYAITAALVVLVSEVAKRSDKLGALIAALPMVTVLAMIWLYVEQQPDEKISNHAWYTFWYVLPTLPMFLVFPFLMSRFGFWPSLGISALLTMACFGVLALAVKRFGIVLL
- a CDS encoding DUF2256 domain-containing protein, coding for MHKKPHLPEKVCAVCNRPFAWRKKWAKDWDNVRYCSERCRRARSKAE
- a CDS encoding FAD-binding domain-containing protein; translation: MTTVVWFKRDLRTHDHAPLVAAAALGEPVIPLYVIEDDYWQLPDTSGRQWQFIRDSLTDLDRQLRAAGSQLWVVRGSVIGALKQLRASHGIGRIFCHQETGGQWTFDRDKSVIQWCAENGVEFQEWRQFGVVRRLADRDLWDNAWTDLMRGSTLAAPERILAPEGASTVDWQLAPQTLGLADDCPDRQAGGSARGEKLLSSFLDRRCVGYQYNISSPNTAFRACSRLSPHIAYGTVSLREIYQQAKAAGQHRNTLPRKKKSLTSFRSRLHWHCHFIQKLEDEPELEFRAMHREMEALKTGPNNSERLQRWQEGQTGWPLVDASMRALNHTGWINFRMRAMLMAVASYQLWLHWRDPALHLARLFTDFEPGIHYSQTQMQSGLTGINALRIYNPVLQSQKLDPDGEFIRRWIPELAGVPREMIHAPWLMTQPQKARYGGNTYIAPVCDHEQAARVARKAVGDFRKRSVSRAETDRVLKRHGSRKGPVQKRPGLPSGPRKEDGQSDQLSLFD